From a single Canis aureus isolate CA01 chromosome 5, VMU_Caureus_v.1.0, whole genome shotgun sequence genomic region:
- the JCAD gene encoding junctional cadherin 5-associated protein isoform X1, producing the protein MYSVEDLLISHGYKLSRRVPAPPEEEREGRRQARARGRAARGLLNGCDHGPAALPHSRPPLGKGHASTSETSHRAPRAHGEPQSACAPRTPELGFYDQPVLRWSSQPQTAHDHAYWRRRGQEVGGFLGPRDREDLEGRGMAQAHSLPVHMREGPWEVGGRTENVMKKAVWEEELRMAAPAKWQTISLESWHQPRKLGRQMSDGDGERLFQDLYPFMQGEQVLNSQSKGKSQSLPRVLSPEGLSCMEIPIPLNDGHFPSVPKMPFYPPNCAPNLESTRNLEKSGSSAPLPRPKFGRPLKPPSYDSHQNSRVGMESSDSPDGQQADLCASYLSRANEPRLELCASDSGLEPPVYVPPPSYRSPLQHITNPYGDDAAPRPVCAGPRQQQHPAEVPSAGGQPPSRPLGTGTEYGASPRSPRAFPLQPRPTTAYDSSVLYIPFDDPRIRHFKLAQPQGFHPETQAAEMLYSSSPGTAPAPAHGNSQQDGAVLSPRSVRTPPGNASSSAPASPGPRWLWGHLPGDAENGSFPDQRDHGAVRGQWPAVGGSPRGHPEGPAPSPGPQGESTCETRTTLKKFETGIQTKKSSKKKMNETIFCLVSIPVKSESHLPDIDTNNNDLKQSSDKKNRLDKSPALQEQSLLSMSSTDLELQALTGSMVGRTEFQKQDLGEPEEGKQTNDLRFLHPTKHRELKYSGSWPGHQYRDQQTQTTFTEDSKSPLPLPCEKPGGSPKAVLTPRFSDPIASEAHLPGVLASSHQSQRPHAHHLKGQMSLSPSSNSAFSKTSSCISHAPVLKAGPTQPCVDGRGRDASPVPRGEVVKGETTGPCNSQQLFGQFLLKPVSRRPWDLISQLESFNKELQEEEESSHSGSGRSSEDSDTEWQCEGHMDTTAKSRGLGEAGQVQRAEAALGRLAPEEPGPRSGRVKSKSESWSEEQKLGRPHVPPWSLGPVTVVGGRAAASLSPRTSPVTENRDQEAEHRMNQPAVSLGPVNAVTSSKSSDTKPVLSSEPAELRQPGESQELPGMSISGGPGAAAPRKAGGGGEQGPRLPLFLASKARGLSAPDLRSVGLLPAPERSAEKSDGSLGEASAIEIPPNESLQARAARILGIEVAVESLLPGAQRTGQNEHPEPDGSVCGPEAPRKEAASSSAQPDDPAVSTDAFYGRRKCGWTESPLFVGERDGARRVAPTSEHVSVDRTVPSKVPSPEPQPRPQEFTSCDHRDTETKPPFRSTLFHFIERTPSVAGAEKRLRSTSKVIESLQEKLASPPRRADPDRLMRMKEVSSVSRMRLLSSRSADSVEEAEDLKAERVPPGGPVSPNAGDLRVGHPLPVSKGAPSLEEDGHPAAQREKTVQQDFWCPDSYDPSRVERV; encoded by the exons GTTTTACGACCAGCCCGTGCTAAGGTGGTCCTCTCAGCCCCAGACTGCTCACGACCACGCCTACTGGAGAAGAAGAGGACAGGAGGTTGGTGGCTTCCTGGGGCCAAGGGACCGAGAAGACCTGGAGGGCAGAGGAATGGCCCAAGCCCACAGTCTGCCTGTCCACATGAGGGAGGGTCCATGGGAAGttggaggaaggacagagaatGTGATGAAGAAGGCAGTTTGGGAAGAAGAGCTGAGAATGGCAGCACCTGCCAAGTGGCAGACTATAAGCCTTGAGAGCTGGCACCAGCCAAGGAAGttagggaggcagatgtctgatggTGACGGGGAGAGACTGTTTCAAGATCTGTACCCATTCATGCAAGGAGAACAGGTGCTGAATTCTCAAAGCAAAGGGAAATCCCAGTCCTTGCCCAGGGTTCTTTCCCCCGAGGGCCTGAGTTGCATGGAGATTCCCATTCCACTGAATGATGGACATTTTCCAAGTGTTCCTAAAATGCCATTTTACCCTCCAAATTGTGCCCCCAATTTGGAATCCACAAGGAACCTCGAGAAGAGTGGCTCCTCGGCCCCTTTGCCCCGGCCCAAGTTTGGGAGACCCCTCAAGCCTCCGTCCTACGACTCTCACCAGAACTCCCGAGTGGGCATGGAGAGCAGCGACTCTCCGGATGGTCAGCAGGCAGACCTGTGCGCCTCCTACCTGAGCAGAGCTAACGAGCCCAGGCTGGAGCTATGTGCGTCCGACTCCGGCTTAGAGCCTCCGGTGTACGTGCCCCCGCCGTCGTACAGGTCACCGCTGCAGCACATCACCAACCCCTACGGGGACGACGCGGCCCCCAGGCCCGTGTGCGCTGGGCCCCGTCAACAGCAGCATCCCGCGGAGGTGCCCAGTGCCGGGGGTCAGCCTCCTTCCAGGCCGCTGGGAACCGGGACCGAGTATGGTGCGAGCCCGCGCTCTCCTCGAGCCTTCCCTCTACAGCCCCGGCCAACCACCGCTTATGACAGCTCTGTCCTGTATATTCCCTTTGACGATCCCCGGATACGACATTTTAAACTAGCCCAGCCCCAGGGTTTCCATCCAGAAACACAGGCTGCTGAGATGTTGTACAGCTCGAGTCCGGGTACTGCCCCAGCACCTGCTCATGGCAACAGTCAACAGGACGGCGCCGTCTTGAGCCCACGGAGCGTGAGGACCCCACCAGGCAACGCCAGCAGCTCCGCCCCAGCCAGTCCTGGTCCCCGGTGGCTATGGGGCCATCTCCCCGGGGATGCAGAGAATGGCAGCTTTCCTGACCAAAGAGACCATGGTGCTGTGAGAGGACAGTGGCCTGCCGTGGGTGGCAGCCCGCGTGGCCACCCAGAaggcccggccccctccccaggcccgcAGGGTGAGAGTACCTGCGAAACTCGAACCACGCTCAAGAAGTTTGAAACTGGGATTCAGACCAagaaaagttcaaagaaaaaaatgaacgaGACGATATTTTGTTTGGTTTCCATCCCAGTTAAATCCGAATCACATCTGCCAGATATAGATACGAACAACAATGACTTAAAACAGAGCTCTGATAAAAAGAATAGGCTTGATAAGAGCCCGGCTTTGCAAGAACAAAGTCTGCTGAGCATGTCTTCCACGGACCTGGAGCTGCAAGCTCTCACAGGAAGTATGGTTGGGAGAACAGAGTTCCAGAAACAAGATCTGGGGGAACCAgaagaagggaaacaaacaaatgaccTCAGATTCCTTCACCCTACAAAGCACAGAGAGCTCAAGTATTCTGGCTCATGGCCAGGGCACCAGTACAGAGATCAGCAAACACAAACCACTTTCACCGAGGACTCCAAaagccctctgcccctcccatgcgAGAAGCCGGGAGGGTCCCCAAAAGCAGTACTGACACCCAGATTTTCAGACCCCATTGCCTCTGAAGCTCACCTGCCTGGGGTGTTAGCTTCCAGCCACCAGAGCCAGAGGCCACATGCTCATCACCTGAAAGGTCAGATGTCCCTCAGCCCCTCCAGCAACAGCGCTTTCTCGAAGACTTCCTCCTGCATAAGCCATGCACCTGTTCTGAAAGCAGGGCCCACTCAGCCGTGCGTGGATGGCCGCGGCCGTGACGCCAGCCCTGTGCCCCGGGGCGAGGTGGTGAAGGGGGAGACCACCGGCCCCTGCAATAGTCAGCAGCTCTTTGGCCAGTTTCTCCTGAAGCCAGTGAGCCGGCGTCCCTGGGATTTGATAAGCCAGCTGGAAAGTTTTAACAAGGAGcttcaggaggaggaggagagcagtcACAGTGGCAGTGGCAGGAGCAGCGAGGACAGTGACACGGAGTGGCAGTGTGAAGGCCACATGGACACCACCGCCAAGAGCCGGGGCTTGGGTGAGGCAGGCCAGGTACAGAGAGCTGAGGCTGCCCTAGGGAGGCTGGCACCCGAGGAGCCCGGGCCCAGGTCGGGAAGAGTGAAGAGTAAGTCTGAGAGCTGGAGCGAGGAGCAGAAGCTGGGCCGGCCCCACGTCCCGCCTTGGTCCCTGGGCCCCGTGACGGTGGTAGGCGGAAGGGCTGCGGCCTCGCTGTCTCCACGCACCAGCCCGGTCACCGAGAACAGAGACCAGGAGGCCGAGCACAGGATGAACCAGCCAGCAGTCAGCCTGGGTCCTGTGAACGCAGTGACGTCCTCTAAGTCCAGTGACACGAAGCCAGTGCTCTCGTCTGAGCCAGCTGAGCTGAGGCAGCCCGGGGAAAGTCAGGAGCTGCCCGGCATGTCCATTTCTGGTGGGCCAGGTGCAGCAGCCCCTCGGAAGGCTGGTGGTGGAGGGGAGCAGGGCCCGCGGCTCCCACTCTTTCTTGCCAGCAAAGCCCGAGGACTGTCGGCCCCAGACTTGAGGTCTGTGGGGCTGCTACCTGCACCAGAGCGGAGTGCTGAGAAGTCAGATGGCTCTTTAGGGGAAGCGAGTGCCATAGAAATCCCCCCAAATGAATCCCTGCAAGCAAGGGCTGCAAGGATCCTGGGCATCGAGGTGGCCGTGGAGTCCCTACTGCCAGGTGCCCAGAGAACAGGGCAGAATGAGCACCCTGAGCCCGATGGAAGTGTCTGCGGGCCAGAGGCCCCCAGGAAGGAGGCTGCATCCAGCTCAGCGCAGCCAGATGACCCCGCGGTGTCCACGGACGCCTTCTATGGCAGGAGGAAGTGTGGCTGGACTGAAAGCCCTCTCTTTGTAGGGGAAAGGGATGGTGCCCGTCGGGTTGCCCCGACCAGTGAGCACGTGAGCGTGGACAGGACTGTCCCCAGCAAGGTCCCCAGTCCTGAGCCtcagcccaggccccaggagtTCACATCCTGCGATCACAGGGACACGGAGACAAAACCACCCTTCAGGTCCACTCTGTTCCACTTTATAGAAAGGACCCCGAGCGTGGCAGGCGCAGAAAAGAGGCTCAGAAGCACTTCCAAAGTGATCGAAAGTTTACAAGAGAAACTGGCCTCCCCCCCTCGGAGAGCAGACCCCGACCGCCTGATGAGGATGAAGGAGGTAAGCTCTGTGTCTCGGATGAGGCTCCTGAGTTCCCGGAGCGCCGACTCCGTGGAGGAGGCCGAGGACCTGAAGGCCGAGAGGGTGCCACCCGGAGGCCCGGTATCTCCAAATGCGGGGGACCTGAGGGTCGGGCACCCCCTCCCTGTCTCCAAGGGGGCCCCCTCGCTGGAAGAAGACGGGCATCCAgcagcacagagagagaagactgtCCAGCAGGACTTCTGGTGCCCAG attCGTATGACCCTAGCAGAGTGGAGAGGGTGTGA